One Ostrea edulis chromosome 6, xbOstEdul1.1, whole genome shotgun sequence genomic window, CCCTTTCCACAGTTTCTGCAGTAACAAAAATCATGGTTGCTAtgcattttgatatgttttaacAGGGAAGATTCTTTGTAGAACGTCTTCTTGCAGATCATACAACCATATGAACCATTATCTTTCCTCTTGAATCTCAACACACTAAAATGTTCTGCTAATGAAGTTGCTGAAGTTAGATTTGTGGTGTGTATATAAGAGGAACAGGGATCGGAGTCTGAGGTAGATAATCCTTTATTAGTTATTACACTGGTATGGCATTTATGTAAATGTCTGTGCATCTGATATTGGAATGGAAATGATGCAGAACAGCATTTACAGTGATATGTCTTgatttctctctcaaaatgaaatgaGAGATGGAACTGTATTTTGCTGAGGTAATTGAAGAGTTTTCCACAGAGGTAACATTTATAGGCGCACACCTTCTGACCAGACGAGGATAACGTTCCATCCAGTCGTGTCATCATGACAGTTTCGCTGTCCACTTTCATATCACAAGACCCTGTGCTGAAGATTTGATGGATTTCTTTCCCAACAAGACTTCCACCTGGCTTCACCAATGTGGGGGTATTTACAGAGGGTTTGGGGGAAAATATCTTGGGATTGACAGATTCAAATGCCACATctttttgtttgaaaagtcCTGAAGATTCATCAAGTTGAACATCACTGTCCTTGAAAGATCTGTCATCACAGCTGTAATATATCTGAGCATCACCATTTCTCATCTGCAGGGAGTTGAAAATTGGTGGATATGCCACCGAGTGGTTTGTAGAGGTGGTGGAGAACATTGCTGGGTTTGTAGTTTCTTCCTGGGACTGAGCTGAAAACTGCTGACCAGGTGGGAGTGGATTGCTACCATTAGAAGGTTTTCCTGTGCTTAATGGTATCTTTGACTGCTTTTTTAGCTTTAGGTAACGTTCTTCAAGTCCCGGACTTAGCTCGACCATGTAGCCATGGGCTGATTTTAGATGGTACATCATACTGTTCTTAGCTCGAAATGGTTTTCCACATacctaaaatttaaaatgtccTATACATCTACGACTAAATGAGAAATAATTCAAACATTCTAATAATCTTGTTTCCTGTTGTCTGCAATAACAGGTACACATATTTATCAATGGCAAACTATACTACATTGACCATTTATGATTGAATGATAAATGTGTTTTATAAAGAAGTAATTTTCAATGACATTACATATCTATAGACAAAAGGCCCATGGACCCAATCACCTTTGCTCTGCTGTTCTTCTATCAGATTTCTAAAACATATTTATCCTCTTCCATCCCATGACAAATTCTGAACCTgcttcaatatcaatatgactatcACGATCTCAATGTTCTGAAGAagactttaaaagatttttttctcccATGTTCATGTACTATATACATGACATAAGTGCAATTTTTAGCATGACACAACTAATAAAAATGGGTATAAATATTCAGTGAAAACTAATTTCAGCAACTTTATAATTCTAAGAAAAATTACCATTACCTACGATATGGAATATATTgtaagcaatattcaattttagcaatcTCAACACCCTCGTTAATAATGCAAATATTAAAATTCTTGCTAAAATTTCTGCTTATACgatatcatataaaatataaacCTTACCAAGAGTccatgaaaaaaattaaatacacaCTACTAGGGAATATTCTTTAAAAACCAAAGTTGTTGAGGAAACAACATCTAAAACCAgattaattggaataaaattttcataatcaagTGCTTAGAATGTGCCAAAAATTGATGGATTTTCGAttataataaattattgaaACACCACTAAtatatatccccatgtaaaactttgatcccctattttgacTCCACCCTGCCCTggtgccatgatttgaaaattttcaaatctacactcaataaggaagctttcacttTAGTTTGGTCTTtactggtccagtggttcttgagaataagatttttaaaagatgccattgtattttcttaattatctcccaaTTGAAAAGGATATGccccttcattttaacaatttttaatccCCTTTCTCCAAGGTAGATTTATGGCAAGTTTAGATGAAATTggtcctgtggttctggagaagaaatgtgtgaagtttacagacagatggacagacatcCAGACGGATCCCTGacaaaggtgatcagaaaaactcacttggcTCATGTGAGCTAATAAGACTGTCATGAAATGGAGTAAAGTTTGAAAAGTTGCATGTCTGGTTTTGCTTACCTCACACTTAAATGGCCTTTCACCTGTGTGTGACATCATGTGCCTCTTTAGATCACTTGGCTTCATGCACACCTTCTTGCATATTTCACAGACCCGTTTCTTGCTATTTTCCACAACTACACCATTCACTAGGAATGGAAGGCTGTTATCCAGATTCTCTCTCACCACGCCAACTCCATGCTCATTCTCAAACTTCCTACGTTTCTTGTCAACTTCCTGAATTACAGACTCATCTACAAGTTCTCCCGCTTCCATCTTTCTCTTGCGTATGTCTGGGTATCTGGCAGCTACACTTTTGTGTTCTATTCCATGCACTGAAAACTGGTGATACAGCAGTGTTCTTTTAGCATTGAAAGCTTTACTGCAAACCTGAAAAAATGGCAagaatttttgtgtgtgtaagagttactcccctttaTTGGTTTTAGTTGTGGAGGGAAAAAATTGTAACTGCTGAATAGACCAGCACATTTTGATAGTTCCAATAAAAGTAAGGCAGTTTAGATGAAAAATTTATACctacagggatttttttttacccttgaatccagtttgggaaaaatagcaatgtttgattgaaattgggaaatttgtttaagaaaaacaagcaaaaaggTAACCATTTcgagcattgggaatggggccgaatTTCAGCCCTCTACAGAAcctaaaaaaatccctgaccTAGTCAATCTTTTTCAAGCTGTTATATGTCTTGAAGAATTTGGGAAGACAGTTGAATGTCATTCGGATTAACACAGGAGATCTGTTCTAACATTTAATTCAATGCTTTATCCATTTTCCTGTGTGTTTCTGTAGAGATTTTAGTATTGCAGAGGATCTTCTAAATTAAATGTAATTGAACATGATGTGTTAGTTCAAAAGTTAAGAAAAGTTAAGACCTGGAGCTAGGTCAAAGCCTGGGTCAGGAGAATTAGAGAGACAGACAGGAAATTATAACTGCCTCCTATCTTCTATCGTAAGAAATcgtatatcatatataatatacacatgCACTTGGTAAATGTGCATAAAACTattaattcgttatttcaaCTTTATCTAATACATCTTTGATTCCTTACTAAACACAGGAAAGGTCGTTCTCCAGTATGTGTCCTTAGGTGTGCCTTCAGTTCAGCATCAGTTGTCTTCAAAACACCACAAAATTCACATTTAAACATTCCATTCTCCACCTCGAAGTGTGCTCCCTCCTGGAATGGATCTTCACTCATGTCCTGATCGTCACTGCGGGATAACCTGCTGGTGTTAGAGGACTCGTTATGGTAGTCCTCCATCTCAGTGTTGCTGTAATCTTCATCACTCCCAGGATCACAGCTGATCCCATCCGACATGTCCTCCTCCAATAATTCCTCTTTAATCCCATTCTGTATTAGAGAATTTTTACACTCTGCTTCCGTTACAACTGCCATTTTATTGTCCACTGACACACTTTTGGATATCTTGTGTTCTGGAGGATTTCTGAGCTCCTCTTCCCTGCTCGATCTACTGTCATCATCATCCCCCACTGATGGAGCAGACTTCATACTGCTTTCGCCATTTTCAAAGTCCTCCACCATCTTTCCATTTTTCTCGGAGTCCTTGGCTTTCTCAGCAGAATTCTTCCTGTTAGGTGATGAGCGCTCCAGTTTCTTTACGACTTTACTCTTTCCTGTTCGTGTTTGGATGATGTTTCCATTGTCGTCTGCCACCACTGTTTTTGCTGATTTTCTTTGTCTGGAGCCGCCAGGTGGAAGACTTTCATCATCTATAAAAAAGCCAAGACcattttttaatcaaatatttCGCTAATCTCTAACAAAAACTTCAGCCCTCAAACattcacatatatattatatacagtcAATTGGAAAAATTTAAAGTGAAATTGGACTCCTGACCAGAGAATGTCTTTATGCATGCATAATTTAAAAGTTTGCATGTAATGGCTGAACAAAACCATTTACAGTCTATGTATAAAATTTTTTACTGTTTAAATTGTTACATGGGAGCTGTTCAAACCTGGTTTGAAAACCTCAATGTCTCTCTGGTATCTGTTATATCATAAACCCTTTGATAAAATGACATAACACAATAATCCTCCAAGCCTTACATAATGTTGTCTTACATGTGTGCTAGACCCTTCTTGGTGGTGCCACCTGAAACAATAGTATCAGCTTACTCCCAATTACATTTATAAACCTGTGTCATCTTACAAACCTTGAAAATTTCCACACGAAAATGCTTACATACAAAGTCTACCCATAAAACTCACTGAATGACTGGGgagaaaataaacacaaatcTAATGCATTTAAGTAATTGGCTATTCTCAGGTAGATAGATGGTACAGGGTTCTATTAGCTTGAGGTTACAGTTCTATACAGGCACATGTTGGGGGGAATTAATTGGGTCCAGTCATGCATGTCCCAAGAGCAGCCATGTAGAACACCTGGAGGGTTTATCCAGCATGCATAAACACATTGACTGAACACACATACCAAGTCTATTGACAGGTATGAAAACGTGTGATTTAGCAGGGCATTTTAACAAATACCTGTAATTATTTCAGCAGTCATGCTCAGGGTCTACGGAAGGGGGAATAATGAAACATTCGTGTACTCGGCTGTTAATTGACtgtcacactaaaacaatatttcaaaatccaaGAAATAGTATGTCCAAAACTGAGTTATAAACAATTCAAcagctttttctttctttttttaaatcagaatCTTCTCAGTATGTTAAAAACTAAACATTGAATGTTTTTCATAATTGTCCACTCTCACAagttgtatataaatatgtgtatatatatatacacatgcgCATACtttatatatgtgtaaatatatataatctctCTTTAATTATTCCCATATTTTCTGAAATTCCCATATAGAACCCCAATTTGACCTACCCACAGGATTATGCTCTTTTCCCTTTAACTGAGAATTACGTAATCGTCCACTTCAATGTCCACACAATACAGATTATACAATGTCCACTCAACTGTCCAGTGGTATGTTGACACAGGGGTTACCTGGATTGCGTAATTTGAGAAACATCCAAGAACCTTGGCTTGATAAGGCAGAATTAGATTTCATCATATATATTTCAACCCTTTTCCActtaaatcaaaatgttttagaCAATAATTAGCTAATAACTACTATAAGCATGTAGGTACATGCACAACAGCCTCTCTTCTCCATAGCAATTGTTCATTGAACTATTCTTAGTTTAAATACCACAGGTACAcatgtttatatctttaaaaaaaaatctacttcCTGTACAAATCAACTCATTCAATAAATAAGTGATACATTTGGTACTAATATACCCTGATGAATATGAAATTTTccttataaatacatgtattatcccTCATACAAGATCATTGAATAAAAGCGGCACCAGCAAAGGGAGTTGTATCATATTATCTATTAAAAAAATGACTTGAAAGttaccataaaaaaaaaaggagaaaaGTTAAACAGctactaaaatatgttttaatatttcattagcAACGATATCATCTATTAATCAATAGTACAGAGGAACTGAGAACTCGGAGGATCTTGTGCTGCGCGTGATCCAGTACAAACATGGACTATGTGTGTGTTGTCTTGAAACTACAAATTCATTCTTAGGTATATGTTAAGACATATATCCTTTATCTTTTAAACTTGTCTGAAGCAGTTGATGCATGTGACTAGGTATCAGGTTGTCCTGTTAACAGAGTAGGGCAGAACCATGTaataaatagttttaaaacgtgcattgatttcgagCTGTCATGCATGGTGAAACTCAGTTGTGGGCATTCCTGCATGCAAAACAAACACGATATAAATGAAACACTTAAATACAGGCGAGTTCCTACTACCCGAAGGTCACCACTCGGTAATGCATTTTTGGCAAAGTATTTATTCTTAACCATGCATGACCTGCCTTTGAAATCAGCTTGCTCTGGGGTATGTGCATGCTAAGATGTGACCGTACATGAGGCATTTCAACAATAGATGTTTTCCTGTACCTTATTTATTCAAGACTGGTCAAGTTTGAAAGTataaaaaccaaccaaaaataTTGGCAATGTGCTGGTACATCTTCTCCTTAAACATGGTTATGTactaatacaaaattaaataagttttaaaattgtaaatcttcagttttgtaaatgaatgtaaatatgaaagtttCACTTTCTCTGAGGTTAGATtaatatccaaaaaaaaaaaaaagaattgaaattgacATATGGGAAGGGGAAAGGGGTGAGCTTAAACACTTTAAAGTCAGCAATGACTATCTGTACAACAGTATTTTTACAACACATTCTTAGTTGGTTCAAGCAAGGTTTTCCCTATTTAGActatcatatacatatatcacacatgaaatacacatacaaacgTCTAAAACTGTTACTGAATCTTTACTAACATTCTACAGTACTTAAGGTAGGGTTACCCCTTGTGAACTCTCAGTGACACGAGATCAATCACACTATGATCATTATGTAAATCAACCCATTACTAGTGTGCCTGTCTCAATCCTAGGGTTTCCTTACCAGATACAACAAATGTCAAATTATCTACCCTGAGAGACAGCATTTTTAACTAATAAGGCGAATTCAAATTTAGTATTGTAAATTAGGaaggtatatatacatgaataaaatttcaatattacaaacacacacacaaagcaTGACAATAATGAAACTGTACATTTAGGGGCTTAGTATTGAAATCAAATTCCATACTGAAGAAAATAGATTCACTAACAGTGATATGTCATTTAATACCaatattattacaataatattattacaatgtaaaactGCATATCCCATAACGAAAGAAGGTTCATTTCAACTGACCCctgaaaacaatttttaaagcaataaaatctataaaaattgAGGAGATTTTGCTTCATTGATACTAAGGTCTactaaacaggttgggaacacttcccctatagcgagatattctcgctaaaacgcgattatccctctttagcgagaaataaacattaccataaacaggtgttttggcgtctttattgaaaataatggcaaatcctgtgcaacgctgaataagtgcgacacgcactcaacatgatgcgaattgtttctatgaaattgacaacatagtaatgaaattgcatatcaaagttgctgcgtaagagggaagcagtctgaaatccaatacacatcgtgagtgtttttgttttgattcatatatttgcagaagtatcagacattttagcactttttctttttttcacgtgaatcacgaaaagatgtactccgcgggtgtttttctctgttgtacgcaatatatttattctcgctagagagggataatcgcgttttagcgagaatatatcgctataggggaagtgttcccaacctgctaAATGGATCACAGGTGAAAATTGTTGATATTATACAAtcttattaattaaatttaaaaaaataatatattcattattgtaCATAAAACACATTTCTAGAATTGCAAGGATTTGTTTCATTAGGCATTAGACTTTCTGAATGTTTTGTGTTGCCACCAGAACCCTGACATACCAATGTAATAGATCTAGTGAGTAAACCCTGGAATAGATTTCCTGGAGGTACACATCTATTAATGGTCATGCTGTGTAgggagggggtgggtggggtgggaaatattttacacaggCCATATACATGTTGTCAACTTAATCAACCCTCAGGCCAAACTTGTTAGAATAAAGTGAAAGTACATTAGATCTTCACGAAGGTAATTTAATGCGTTATCAAAGAGTGGACAATCAAATGCACGTTCATTGAGAGAACGTGACCATCTCTATCACAAACCCTACACAGGTAAATATGACCTGACCCAGTTTGGTTGTCAACATGTGATCTAATGAAATGGaattaagaaattttatttccatGTACGAGATATTGTTTACACAGAAAATTCGTCTGCTATTGTGTACAAACAAACATGCTGAGCGCGAACTAGAAAGTCGTACATCATACACTTATAATGTATCATGTGGACAGTTTCAGTGTTTGTGCTAGATTATCGAAATTCCTGCAACAAtccttgtaaattgaaaaatcgaCTGCAAAAAAATCGATGCACTGACATACGCGCACGCGTAAAGTAAATATGAATTGTACCAATTTAATTTATATACTTACCACTTAGATGGCTTGGTTTCTGTTGCTTCCTTTTCGAAAATTTCGGCATTTCCTCGGCTTCATTGAAAACCGAGTCCGAGAGCTGTCGAAATTAAAATTTACGCACGAACGATTCGTCCACCTTTACGACACAGCTCCTCTCATACAGTCGTCTATCTATAACCTAATGCATGCTGGGACTGACCTCTGGCACGTGTGCACGAAACCGGAACTCGCGCGATCGTCAGTGTTCGATTTGACAGGTAGTGTCGGAAACATCACACGTGGAATCGAAGGAAGAGGAGCTGAGCGGCTGATGAATTACTGAAAGGAGACAAATGGAGAAAGAAAACGCAGAAACCGTTTTAGGGCATGCATTTGATTATGATAAGCATACTTGGTTTAACAACTGAAATCGCATCCTGTATTCTTGCATCATgatttcgaatttcctcgacAAAGTTTAGTTAAACTTAAAGGCACAATATTACAATTTTTTCTGGACATGATCAGCGCAGTTCTGATATTATTTGTTTTCTAAGTATCCAGTTAAATAtaaaggtaaaatatatatttcatttagccCCGATGGACAGCCTTTGTCAAAAAAGGCGTTGAAGAAACTCCAGAAAGATGCGGAGAAAGCGGCTAAGAAAGCCGAACACAAGGCAGCCAACAAACAGGCTCAACCGGTAAAAATATCGGATGTTTTGTCGCGTGTTGTGTTATTCTTCTGCAAACCTCAAATTAGATTGTTCCAGctcaaatgaatatatatatataatttaccaCAGGCAAGTGCATGATATCAGTATTTCACTGATGTTTCATCATGTGTGTCCGTATGCTTTCACTAATGTTTCATCAtccatatatttaatatattaacAGATCATCAAGTGAGATAAATCATTTAGTAGTTTCCCATattgtttaatacatgtatttttcttcttcaaattaaTTGAAATTCATGACTTCACAACATTTCTCCTTCCTGAGGCAGGACCCCATGGAAACAGAGGATGTGTCAAAGGGGATGTATGGCAATATGCCAATGATTCAGTCAGCAAATAAGCTGGATACAGAGTTCTTGGATCTCAAAGACTTAACTCCAGCCCAGGCAGATAAGAAAGTGTGGGTTAGGGCTCGTTTACAGACAAGCAGAGCTAAAGGTTTGTTTGTAAATCAATCTTATGCAGAGAGATACATGGAGTATACATGCTGCAGATGCAGCTTTATCATATTATTATATAGGTCATGCACACTTATTTTTCACTTACATTGTCTGTATGTTTATTCAGTGATTTCCTTCCCCTCTATTTTGATTTACCAGctcctccttttgaattggggaAAAAATAACAGTCTTTTTCCTCAGATTGGGAATACAATAAtcataaattttaaatcttattggaaaaataagttttaaagattttcttcaATAACTTCcttgtttttcttctttattcCCTGACTCAAtggcacaggcacttgtttctgtaaataacttacgacctctgtatactaataataatataagttacctagcttcaaatgacaccgaatggcaccccctgagaatgtcggccttttgagcttccagggaatataCTATGTAGATGTACTAACTACCGTTctcttgtacaatcattcaactgaAAAACCATGTATGGCATGACTGCATTTATTACCTATTATCTCTGAAAACATGGGTTTATGGCTCGATTTTCCGTTTCATACCACAAAGTGCtttgtactgataccgcacagaatgaaaattgtgtattcgttgtgttgaaaaataaagtgtcattgttttattatcacaataaattgatacgatgttcattaccaaaaaatcttgaaaatattgctttgttaacaGTGAAAGCGAAATGTCGTCGGACCGACGGACATGTCCGGTAATTTGACTCTCAGTCCGGTAAACTTCGTTATATTTCCGGTCCGAATGTCAGGTGACTTTCCGGCAACGGTTTCAGAAACTACGTTTCGACTTCCAGTTCCGTTTATAAAAAAGACATACGAAAACGGCAACATGTTCCAATTAAAATGGAACAGTAATGCAGTCCCTGGTAAACCTTTAAAACGAAAATCCAATGACCAGGGGTCTCAAAgtcaaatataaaaacaaactacTTTTTTTcagtctggtaaaatgtgattcggTCTGGTAATGTTCCTGTGTTTACCAAACCGAATGTCCTGTAAAGCATTTCAACATTTCGCGATCACTGTgccaacaaaatgaaaattttgaattgaagacgtACACTATTTTTAGCTactgaaaaaaaaccccaagcTGTTCGTACGttcgggattttacatgtcGGCAGAAGATAGAAACTAAGACTTCCCGAatggagatttaaaaatatttttgtgtcggaatcatttctgatgaagataataatgaaattatgactaactgtaaatacaacttcgttaactagtatgaaaaatatttctgccatttgcatgtttcatgcagatctatggaaagtcagtGAAAATACAGATCAAAGATTATTTTGAAGTATGCAAAATAGAGCAAGGAAAGTTTTTAGCgatgtgttattgactttgtggtaTTATTGATAAGACAAGTACCTGTTCTTACATTGTAGTCttatgaaacccaccataaAAACCAAGAACAAGAACGCTGCAGACACATTTTTCGGAGGGGACTGCTCCACCCTTTAAATAGAAAATGAACGTTACACTGTAcctgttattttcatatatgcaaatgaagatatattgtGAGACTGGCccctccactatttttgatagtactatgtagtagtgaatgagaagatattaatacatgtaagcCTGAAAGTTATAAATTGAAGCCCTGTTGCAAAGGATGACCCCCCTCCTCCCCCAGCCTGAGGAAAAAAATTGAGACAGCAATGACGAACACTATCCCGCCCCCACACTAATTAAGGTTCTGAAGATCTTTATCATgactatatttttattattgcctatcaggaaatttaaacaagccatGTGCAACTTCCAACTTCTTCGGAGCCCCCTTCCACGTATCCCTAATTTTACAGATTTGTGCcgatatggaaaaattcacaggcATCTGTTCAAAGTATGGACAACActaccccaccccccccccccccccttctgatttttgGGCGGTGATTATttctccaaaatgtgtggattccctgtctatcccatcctaatttcgatttatgtaatcgtaaaCACGCTTTTTGTGAGCCATATACTTTGCCTTATACTGTTATGAATAACACTgaagtattttattataccagtccagtagaaggccaatctctgaAGCTGATAAAAAGTGTGAAATGactacataaatcgaaattggtaTGAGACAGACAAGGAATCGACACATTTTGGAAAATTTGtcactgcaaaaaaaaaatcagaaagggggggggggggagggagtagttatatctatatatcaggtgtctgtggaaaaaaatgggggggtcgagccccctttattttttgtagcattttccCCCTAACGTTAGTaactaaatacagtaaaatatctctatcttgaagtccgagggacctctaaaaactttgagatatccaggggttcgagatatccaaaatcgatcttggatatttttgtcccccaccgcaactcctcagaaaccgctcaacagattttgttcatattttgtaggattgttagtcaccatgtgtagttgatcatatttcactgccattttgatttgacaattttgacaggagttatgggactgtTGCATTTGTACATGCTTATagacactataggaacactttgtggacgcaactcctccaaaaccgctcaatggattttgttcatattttgtgggattgttagtcaccatgtgtagttgatcatattttgctaccattttgattcgataaattttataggagttattggactttagtgcttcaacttttttgaatttttgaattTGTACATAGTACACTaaaggaacactttgtggacgtaACTCATTCAAAACCGCTCActggatttcattcaaattttgtaggattgttagtcaccatatgtactTGATCGTATTGcactgccattttgattcgacaaattttacaggactTATGGGACTTTAG contains:
- the LOC125683082 gene encoding uncharacterized protein LOC125683082 isoform X1, which encodes MPKFSKRKQQKPSHLSDDESLPPGGSRQRKSAKTVVADDNGNIIQTRTGKSKVVKKLERSSPNRKNSAEKAKDSEKNGKMVEDFENGESSMKSAPSVGDDDDSRSSREEELRNPPEHKISKSVSVDNKMAVVTEAECKNSLIQNGIKEELLEEDMSDGISCDPGSDEDYSNTEMEDYHNESSNTSRLSRSDDQDMSEDPFQEGAHFEVENGMFKCEFCGVLKTTDAELKAHLRTHTGERPFLCLVCSKAFNAKRTLLYHQFSVHGIEHKSVAARYPDIRKRKMEAGELVDESVIQEVDKKRRKFENEHGVGVVRENLDNSLPFLVNGVVVENSKKRVCEICKKVCMKPSDLKRHMMSHTGERPFKCEVCGKPFRAKNSMMYHLKSAHGYMVELSPGLEERYLKLKKQSKIPLSTGKPSNGSNPLPPGQQFSAQSQEETTNPAMFSTTSTNHSVAYPPIFNSLQMRNGDAQIYYSCDDRSFKDSDVQLDESSGLFKQKDVAFESVNPKIFSPKPSVNTPTLVKPGGSLVGKEIHQIFSTGSCDMKVDSETVMMTRLDGTLSSSGQKVCAYKCYLCGKLFNYLSKIQFHLSFHFEREIKTYHCKCCSASFPFQYQMHRHLHKCHTSVITNKGLSTSDSDPCSSYIHTTNLTSATSLAEHFSVLRFKRKDNGSYGCMICKKTFYKESSLLKHIKMHSNHDFCYCRNCGKGFSDYEFLREHFKQEHEEDFKSFESEKLVDGFNFKTEEASDSLLSHLLKKTSECGKETNKSEAVNRREGHDVEERRAKEILKNEGIGDEITVVLPCDPEDEQKVEEMKSSLNDWQETEKDKTDDLCSSEIQTAPKMSLLAKISSKSKRKASQPVRVNPLKDVKPVTEDDPEAVAETEKIPEEEFQPIANIKREEDRQSMDKLDDSTSRSPSPAKSSASSDADYKLPTALPASGFWPSHLLPNAQFPHSVLATGQVLQAMAATGHVTNPSSLAQALTNPATAQAMFASGQMSTIAQALANASHNPASLTKTMTSSSSQSAFMPPSLASAAAFMHPSFPFSQIYALQAAAAAALQQSKLNNNVSAVNIKTEVNDTSKSESSNGHAVARSLSPDVPLDLATTSSLNAKSSNSPTTSSAGNMSDSSIRLPDDLSPNASIQEELAEDYRDGLVGMPKVQWSPSDVNNPFNWHHMTTDGRKVTSLSRTHSRLPIVNSPVNRDQICKPTTLDDGRQVFSCPFCSKNFSSYSDINRHMDFHEDIRPYKCKYCEYYARTNSQLKVHMMRHQGIREFCCKVCNYKGVTQSDLNRHMKSQIHMLKSRNECSYCGEGFVTAKNLEKHLNGNCIVKVQQEKGEYLF